In a genomic window of Holophagales bacterium:
- a CDS encoding beta-lactamase family protein has translation MNQAPPEITWNRSAGWPGVPLLIVVAVLAASSLARAMEASTVGVNAGVAEAAALYDLWAAEQLAYNGVPGVVVGVVTRDGLAWAKGYGTTDLAGGVPLTPATRFRIGSVSKVFTATAILQLRDAGKLRLDDPVVKHLPWFKVPNPFPTAPPITVEHLLTHTSGLSREAPFDAWTTHQFPTREALRAAMPRVTVISPPGKTYRYSNLGVALLGEIVAAVSGESWAGYVRAHITAPLGMTSTTGAPTAAEIASLPRQHRRKQADGSRGTLDYYETGAIAPAAAIVSTLEDLARFAAFQLTADPAGPPAGGARILSGPTLAEMHRPHFVNAKWTGGRGLGWGVSRRDGRTYVSHGGWIGGHRADVLLDPERGLAAIALTNADDASPGFFARQALAVVGGAVAASGAGPSAAPAPPDPGWKRYVGTYTDPWDWEIEVLVLDGALALYEHSYPPEEAAEDAVSRLAPAGEHTFRLPDGETLRFELDATGKVTRMYRRSDYYLPKGAAR, from the coding sequence ATGAACCAGGCCCCGCCCGAGATCACCTGGAACCGGTCAGCCGGGTGGCCCGGCGTCCCTCTGCTCATCGTCGTCGCCGTCCTCGCGGCGTCAAGCCTCGCACGCGCCATGGAAGCCTCGACCGTCGGGGTGAACGCCGGAGTCGCCGAGGCCGCTGCTCTCTACGACCTCTGGGCCGCCGAGCAGCTCGCCTACAACGGCGTACCGGGGGTCGTGGTCGGCGTCGTGACCCGGGACGGGCTCGCCTGGGCGAAGGGCTACGGCACGACCGACCTGGCGGGCGGCGTCCCGCTCACTCCGGCGACGCGATTTCGCATCGGGTCGGTGAGCAAGGTCTTCACCGCGACGGCGATCCTGCAGCTGCGCGACGCGGGGAAGCTCCGGCTCGACGACCCGGTGGTGAAGCACCTCCCCTGGTTCAAGGTGCCGAACCCGTTCCCGACCGCGCCGCCGATCACCGTCGAGCACCTCCTGACCCACACGTCGGGCCTCTCGCGCGAGGCGCCCTTCGACGCCTGGACGACCCATCAGTTCCCGACGCGCGAGGCGCTGCGCGCCGCGATGCCGCGGGTCACGGTGATCTCGCCTCCCGGGAAGACCTACCGCTACTCGAACCTCGGCGTGGCGCTTCTCGGCGAGATCGTCGCGGCCGTCTCCGGTGAGAGCTGGGCCGGCTACGTGCGCGCCCACATCACCGCCCCGCTCGGAATGACCTCGACGACCGGCGCGCCGACGGCCGCCGAGATCGCCTCTCTCCCGCGGCAGCACCGCCGGAAGCAGGCCGACGGCAGCCGCGGGACGCTCGACTACTACGAAACCGGCGCGATCGCCCCGGCGGCGGCGATCGTCTCGACGCTCGAGGACCTCGCCCGCTTCGCCGCGTTCCAGCTCACCGCCGACCCCGCCGGCCCCCCGGCCGGCGGAGCTCGGATCCTCTCCGGGCCGACGCTCGCCGAGATGCACCGTCCGCATTTCGTCAACGCGAAGTGGACCGGCGGTCGCGGCCTCGGGTGGGGCGTCTCGCGCCGCGACGGACGCACGTACGTCTCCCACGGCGGCTGGATCGGCGGCCACCGCGCCGACGTCCTCCTCGACCCCGAACGCGGCCTCGCCGCCATCGCTCTCACGAACGCCGACGACGCCAGCCCCGGCTTCTTCGCCCGACAGGCGCTCGCGGTCGTCGGCGGCGCCGTCGCGGCGTCCGGGGCCGGACCCTCCGCGGCCCCGGCACCGCCCGACCCCGGCTGGAAGCGCTACGTGGGCACCTACACGGATCCCTGGGACTGGGAGATCGAGGTGCTCGTCCTCGACGGCGCCCTCGCTCTCTACGAGCACTCCTACCCTCCCGAGGAAGCCGCGGAGGATGCGGTCAGCCGTCTCGCCCCCGCCGGCGAACACACCTTCAGGCTCCCCGACGGTGAGACCCTCCGCTT
- a CDS encoding homocysteine S-methyltransferase family protein — protein MSVEPFLERLQRGPAILGDGAWGTMLFARGLPTGDAPERVCLERPELLTEIAALYLEAGAEVVTTNTFGANPERLGLHGLGPDLEEICRAAVSAVRRAVGERAWISGSIGPTGVLLSPLGSLDPSVARAGFARQAAALAAAGADLLCVETMTDLAEAELAVRAAREAAPALPVVATMSFEATRRGFFTVMGVTPAKAAARLEAAGASAVGANCGDGDTMAGIAREFRAHCALPIAVRPNAGLPTIASGALVYPETPEAMAARVPGLLEAGVALVGGCCGTTPEHVRALWEALGRKV, from the coding sequence ATGAGTGTGGAGCCCTTTCTCGAGCGGCTGCAGCGCGGACCGGCGATCCTCGGCGACGGCGCCTGGGGAACGATGCTCTTCGCCCGCGGCCTTCCGACCGGAGATGCCCCGGAGCGGGTCTGCCTGGAGCGTCCCGAGCTCCTGACGGAGATCGCCGCGCTCTACCTCGAGGCCGGCGCCGAGGTCGTCACGACGAACACGTTCGGGGCGAACCCCGAGAGGCTCGGCCTCCACGGCCTTGGCCCCGATCTCGAGGAGATCTGCCGTGCGGCGGTCTCGGCAGTGCGGCGGGCGGTGGGGGAGCGGGCATGGATCTCGGGCTCCATCGGTCCGACGGGAGTGCTCCTTTCTCCCCTCGGCAGCCTCGATCCGTCCGTCGCCCGCGCCGGTTTCGCCCGCCAGGCCGCCGCGCTCGCCGCCGCCGGCGCCGACCTCCTCTGCGTGGAGACGATGACCGACCTCGCCGAGGCCGAGCTCGCCGTCCGCGCCGCCCGCGAAGCGGCCCCCGCTCTGCCCGTCGTCGCCACGATGTCGTTCGAGGCGACGCGGCGGGGTTTCTTCACCGTCATGGGGGTCACGCCGGCGAAGGCCGCCGCGCGTCTCGAGGCGGCTGGCGCCAGCGCCGTCGGAGCCAACTGCGGCGACGGTGACACGATGGCCGGGATCGCACGGGAGTTCCGCGCGCACTGCGCCCTGCCGATCGCCGTCCGGCCGAACGCCGGACTCCCGACGATCGCGTCCGGCGCGCTCGTCTACCCGGAGACGCCGGAGGCGATGGCGGCCCGCGTTCCCGGGCTGCTCGAGGCCGGCGTCGCGCTCGTCGGCGGCTGCTGCGGGACGACGCCCGAGCACGTCCGCGCTCTCTGGGAAGCGCTCGGCCGAAAGGTATGA
- a CDS encoding corrinoid protein: MDLLNQLAEDLRLGEDDAVRAGTQAALAAGVAPGEILREGLLAGMAVVGEEFGRREIFLPDVLLAARAMQAGMEILKPHLASDGAPPAGRVVLGTVQGDLHDIGKNLVGILLRGAGWEVIDLGTDVPAARFLEAAESSGARVIGLSALLTTTMPRMAEVVALLRERGLAGRVKVVVGGAPVTQAFADEIGADGWGFDAESAVRSVKTLMESV; this comes from the coding sequence GTGGACCTCCTGAATCAGCTCGCCGAGGACCTCCGCCTCGGTGAGGACGACGCCGTCCGGGCCGGGACCCAGGCCGCGCTCGCCGCGGGCGTGGCCCCCGGGGAGATCCTCCGGGAGGGCCTTCTCGCCGGGATGGCGGTCGTCGGCGAGGAGTTCGGACGGCGCGAGATCTTCCTCCCAGACGTCCTCCTCGCGGCTCGCGCCATGCAGGCCGGCATGGAGATCCTGAAGCCGCACCTCGCCAGCGACGGGGCCCCACCGGCCGGCCGCGTCGTCCTCGGGACGGTCCAGGGGGACCTCCACGACATCGGCAAGAACCTCGTCGGCATCCTTCTCCGCGGGGCGGGGTGGGAGGTCATCGACCTCGGCACCGACGTCCCCGCCGCGCGGTTCCTGGAGGCGGCGGAGAGCTCCGGGGCGCGCGTCATCGGCCTCTCGGCCCTCCTGACGACGACGATGCCGCGGATGGCCGAGGTCGTCGCGCTCCTGCGGGAGCGCGGCCTCGCCGGGCGGGTGAAGGTGGTCGTCGGGGGCGCGCCGGTGACGCAGGCTTTTGCGGACGAGATCGGGGCCGACGGCTGGGGCTTCGACGCCGAGAGCGCGGTCCGCAGCGTGAAGACTCTGATGGAGAGCGTATGA
- a CDS encoding trimethylamine methyltransferase family protein, giving the protein MRPRLRFLDDALADRILDEARSVLATLGVELHDAQGRDLLVAHGATVASGGKRVLIPADLVDRALATAPRAFALYDVLGNATHDLSGENVHFTPGSAAIRVLDPATRVLREPVTADYVRYAKLVAGLPHLAAQSTAFVPSDVPPGISDSYRLFLGLLHCEKPVVTGAFSAEAFRVMLDLQLAVRGTPEALRTRPLAVFTCCPTSPLAWSEATGRNLLDCARAGVPVEIVAVPLAGFLSPVTLTGTLVQGAAENLSGVVLHQLAAPGAPLLWGTSAAVFDIRSEGAATGAIETAMLTCAMGELGKRLGLPTQGYAGVSDAKELDAQAGLETSSGALLAALSGINSISGPGLLDLDNGFSLEKLVVDHEICGMALRLSRGIEPRDDFPALPLLGELLAEKHLLIARHTRRHLRSEITFPGPAIDRSSEARWREDGGETVLARAAREVERLVAAWIPSRLPDTVKRDLAGVMEAAAKRAGLDGLPARGDA; this is encoded by the coding sequence ATGCGGCCGCGCCTCCGCTTCCTCGACGACGCCCTCGCCGACCGGATCCTCGACGAGGCCCGCTCCGTCCTCGCGACGCTCGGCGTGGAGCTGCACGACGCCCAGGGGCGCGACCTCCTCGTCGCGCACGGCGCCACGGTCGCGAGTGGCGGAAAGAGGGTCCTCATTCCGGCGGACCTCGTCGATCGCGCCCTCGCGACGGCGCCGCGCGCGTTCGCCCTCTACGACGTCCTCGGGAACGCCACGCACGACCTCTCCGGCGAGAACGTCCACTTCACGCCCGGCTCGGCGGCGATCCGCGTCCTGGACCCGGCTACCCGGGTGCTTCGCGAGCCCGTCACCGCGGACTACGTGAGGTACGCGAAGCTCGTCGCGGGCCTGCCGCACCTGGCGGCCCAGAGCACGGCGTTCGTCCCGTCGGACGTCCCGCCCGGAATCTCCGACAGCTACCGGCTCTTCCTCGGCCTCCTCCACTGCGAGAAGCCTGTCGTCACCGGGGCGTTCTCCGCCGAGGCCTTCCGCGTGATGCTCGACCTCCAGCTCGCCGTCCGCGGCACGCCGGAGGCGCTCCGCACCAGGCCCCTCGCCGTCTTCACCTGCTGCCCCACGTCGCCGCTGGCGTGGAGCGAGGCGACGGGCCGCAACCTCCTCGACTGCGCCCGGGCGGGAGTCCCGGTCGAGATCGTCGCGGTGCCGCTCGCCGGCTTCCTCTCCCCGGTGACGCTCACCGGGACGCTCGTCCAGGGGGCCGCCGAGAACCTGAGCGGCGTCGTCCTCCACCAGCTCGCCGCGCCGGGAGCGCCGCTCCTCTGGGGCACCTCCGCCGCCGTCTTCGACATCCGCTCGGAAGGGGCCGCGACCGGGGCGATCGAGACGGCGATGCTGACGTGCGCGATGGGGGAGCTGGGCAAGCGGCTCGGTCTGCCGACGCAGGGCTACGCGGGTGTCTCCGACGCCAAGGAGCTCGACGCCCAGGCGGGCCTCGAGACCTCGTCGGGCGCGCTCCTCGCCGCGCTCTCCGGGATCAACAGCATCTCGGGGCCGGGCCTCCTCGACCTCGACAACGGATTCAGCCTCGAGAAGCTCGTCGTCGACCACGAGATCTGCGGGATGGCGCTTCGACTGTCGCGCGGTATCGAGCCCCGCGACGACTTTCCCGCGCTGCCGCTTCTCGGCGAGCTCCTCGCCGAGAAGCACCTCCTCATCGCGCGCCACACGCGGCGTCACCTCCGCAGCGAGATCACCTTCCCGGGGCCGGCGATCGACCGGTCGAGCGAGGCCCGGTGGCGCGAGGACGGCGGAGAAACGGTGCTCGCGCGGGCCGCCCGCGAGGTGGAGCGGCTCGTCGCCGCGTGGATCCCGTCCCGGCTGCCGGACACCGTGAAGCGGGATCTCGCCGGGGTGATGGAAGCCGCAGCGAAGCGGGCGGGGCTCGACGGGCTTCCGGCGCGGGGCGACGCGTGA
- a CDS encoding amino acid permease translates to MSNARGAGTPQLVRAWGVGDCVLFVVGSMVGTGIYLSAGNVVRKIPYPSWILLVWLVGGLHALAAGLTYAELGVRRPGAGGPYDYLRETFGDLTAWLFTWAFSFVVMTGAGAALSTGLAEYVGAFFPALGTRVPAFSLGPLDVSRGQLVAVALCFAATAWNMLGIREGGTLNNVLTVLKIGLLLAFVGAGFAAPAAKLPPVEAFAMPFSLPILASAGAALAGALWAYDGWVGLSALGAEVKDPRKDIPAGLWGGVLVVAGLYLAANLVYLAAAPVSALGASPRAAETAMQALFGPGAAHWLNLAILVSIAGSLVANIIPGPRVAYAAAVDGRLPPRFGSLHPRHATPAFGLMVQALIAAALVLSGTFDGLVATVASFGTFFYALGGAAIFVYRRREPDAAWKMPGYPWVPALYVGSSVVFAVTIAIDAPKDALRGAVVLAAGVGVYLWEGRRQRARKPA, encoded by the coding sequence GTGAGCAACGCGAGGGGAGCCGGGACGCCGCAGCTGGTCCGCGCGTGGGGCGTGGGGGACTGCGTCCTCTTCGTCGTCGGGTCGATGGTCGGAACGGGGATCTACCTCTCGGCCGGAAACGTCGTCCGGAAGATCCCGTACCCGTCCTGGATCCTCCTCGTCTGGCTCGTCGGAGGCTTGCACGCTCTCGCCGCAGGCCTCACGTACGCCGAGCTCGGAGTCCGCCGGCCGGGCGCCGGCGGGCCCTACGACTACCTCCGCGAGACGTTCGGCGACCTCACCGCGTGGCTCTTCACCTGGGCGTTCTCGTTCGTCGTCATGACCGGCGCCGGGGCCGCTCTCTCGACCGGGCTCGCCGAGTACGTCGGGGCCTTCTTCCCGGCGCTCGGGACCCGCGTGCCCGCCTTCTCCCTCGGGCCGCTCGACGTCTCGCGCGGGCAGCTCGTCGCCGTCGCCCTCTGCTTCGCGGCGACGGCGTGGAACATGCTCGGAATCCGCGAGGGAGGGACGCTCAACAACGTCCTGACGGTCCTGAAGATCGGCCTCCTCCTCGCGTTCGTCGGCGCGGGTTTCGCCGCCCCCGCCGCGAAGCTGCCGCCGGTCGAGGCCTTCGCGATGCCGTTCTCTCTCCCGATCCTCGCCTCGGCGGGGGCCGCGCTCGCGGGAGCCCTCTGGGCGTACGACGGCTGGGTCGGCCTGTCGGCGCTCGGCGCCGAGGTGAAGGACCCCCGGAAGGACATCCCGGCCGGGCTGTGGGGCGGGGTTCTCGTCGTCGCCGGTCTCTACCTGGCGGCCAACCTCGTCTACCTCGCGGCGGCTCCCGTGTCCGCGCTCGGCGCCTCGCCCCGGGCCGCCGAGACGGCGATGCAGGCCCTCTTCGGGCCGGGCGCCGCCCACTGGCTCAACCTGGCAATTCTCGTCTCCATCGCGGGCTCGCTCGTCGCCAACATCATCCCCGGTCCGAGGGTCGCCTACGCCGCGGCCGTCGACGGCCGCCTGCCGCCGAGGTTCGGGAGCCTTCACCCTCGCCACGCCACCCCGGCCTTCGGGCTCATGGTCCAGGCGCTCATCGCCGCCGCGCTCGTGCTCTCGGGAACGTTCGACGGGCTCGTGGCGACCGTCGCCTCGTTCGGCACGTTCTTCTACGCGCTCGGCGGCGCCGCGATCTTCGTCTACCGGCGTCGCGAGCCCGACGCCGCCTGGAAGATGCCCGGCTACCCGTGGGTCCCGGCCCTCTACGTCGGCTCGTCCGTGGTCTTCGCGGTGACCATCGCGATCGATGCCCCGAAGGACGCCCTGCGCGGCGCCGTCGTCCTGGCGGCGGGCGTCGGCGTCTACCTCTGGGAGGGGAGGCGGCAAAGGGCGCGGAAGCCGGCCTGA
- a CDS encoding PKD domain-containing protein produces MRDRPSRGVLVPALGLFLALGALPAAAQAIFGTAGDGNLAVLLPSPGTNLPTPEQRAVTGLPQDAFPHGVSVIGSDQAVIADFNRFRLHVVQVSTGTLVRTIPTTGAYDGTGTIAVSPRLDVMIGAGSTYSSPNWRPTFALIRAPFDNPVITPLAIEGHVASYQTQAIVFDRNGRAFILTRPSFDPENPPASIQGWVNVLDPPYSSVAFRMPVENLGSGAIAITPDGSTILTTATSPDAGRVYVFRAPFSASSVPEALTIPGTDGLDGINCTPDGQRCLVVSAFSPRLFSIAAPFGSGSAVEEIALPQAFVTSETGFEDVAISNDGQLALITGNSGKDASGQGGGLPGLFVKAPFTRSAAQPFAVPILGGGRGAGSARFVACPPPIPPLSPEIVPTGTPAAPVTATDFLTARWSAQSYGSRFEWRINSEAFASTTQTSVERIAPRGRLDPITLFVRSYACVPEQGPSTESSSATYSLAPPGASFSASKTSARVGEEIAFTDTSSPQATAWAWFFGNAGFSSVQNPRFAFAAPGVYLVRLMATNGSGSSLSTLTMVTVTAATSPARSARAPGGDVEPALAASVDGLRFGSGRRPALRLHAEEAATVFLRLERFGVLVVERRIALSAGESPRLDLSAFLPQGFPETLDARILSDRPVVVRFDEDFK; encoded by the coding sequence ATGCGTGATCGTCCTTCGCGTGGCGTCCTCGTCCCGGCCCTTGGCCTCTTCCTCGCCCTGGGGGCCCTTCCAGCCGCGGCGCAGGCGATCTTCGGAACCGCGGGCGACGGGAACCTCGCCGTCCTGCTCCCCTCTCCGGGGACGAACCTGCCCACGCCCGAGCAGCGCGCGGTCACCGGCCTGCCGCAGGATGCTTTCCCGCACGGCGTCTCCGTGATCGGAAGCGACCAGGCGGTCATCGCCGACTTCAACCGCTTCCGCCTCCACGTGGTCCAGGTCTCGACGGGGACGCTCGTGAGGACGATCCCGACGACGGGCGCCTACGACGGCACGGGAACGATCGCGGTCTCTCCCAGGCTCGACGTGATGATCGGCGCCGGCTCGACCTACAGCAGCCCGAACTGGCGGCCGACGTTCGCCCTGATCCGGGCGCCGTTCGACAACCCCGTGATCACGCCTCTCGCCATCGAGGGGCACGTCGCCTCCTACCAGACGCAGGCGATCGTCTTCGACCGGAACGGACGGGCCTTCATTCTCACGCGCCCCAGCTTCGATCCGGAGAACCCGCCCGCTTCGATCCAGGGCTGGGTGAACGTCCTCGATCCTCCGTACTCCTCCGTCGCGTTCCGGATGCCCGTCGAGAACCTCGGCAGCGGCGCCATCGCGATCACGCCCGACGGGAGCACGATTCTGACCACGGCGACCTCGCCGGACGCGGGCCGCGTCTACGTCTTCCGCGCTCCGTTCTCGGCCTCCTCGGTCCCGGAGGCCCTCACCATCCCGGGCACGGACGGGCTCGACGGGATCAACTGCACCCCCGACGGACAGCGGTGCCTCGTCGTCAGCGCGTTCTCTCCGCGCCTCTTCTCCATCGCGGCGCCTTTCGGGAGCGGGTCGGCGGTGGAGGAGATCGCCCTGCCCCAGGCCTTCGTGACCTCGGAGACCGGTTTCGAGGACGTGGCGATCTCGAACGACGGACAGCTCGCCCTCATCACCGGCAACAGCGGCAAGGACGCGAGCGGCCAGGGCGGCGGCCTGCCGGGGCTGTTCGTGAAGGCCCCGTTCACGCGGTCCGCTGCACAGCCCTTCGCGGTGCCGATCCTCGGCGGAGGACGCGGCGCCGGCTCGGCGCGATTCGTCGCCTGCCCGCCTCCCATCCCGCCCCTCTCGCCGGAGATCGTCCCGACGGGAACGCCGGCGGCACCGGTGACGGCCACGGACTTCCTCACCGCCCGGTGGTCGGCCCAGTCTTACGGTTCGCGGTTCGAGTGGCGCATCAACTCGGAGGCCTTCGCCTCGACCACCCAGACGAGCGTCGAGAGGATCGCACCGCGCGGGAGGCTCGACCCGATCACGCTCTTCGTGAGGTCGTACGCCTGCGTACCCGAGCAGGGGCCGAGCACGGAATCGAGCAGCGCCACCTACTCCCTGGCGCCGCCGGGCGCGTCGTTCAGCGCCTCGAAGACGTCCGCCCGGGTCGGCGAGGAGATCGCCTTCACCGACACCTCGAGCCCTCAGGCCACGGCGTGGGCGTGGTTCTTCGGGAACGCCGGCTTCTCCTCCGTGCAGAACCCGCGCTTCGCGTTCGCCGCGCCTGGCGTCTACCTCGTGAGGCTCATGGCGACGAACGGGTCCGGCTCCAGCCTCTCGACGCTCACCATGGTGACCGTCACGGCGGCCACGTCTCCCGCCCGATCGGCCAGGGCGCCGGGCGGCGACGTCGAGCCCGCCCTCGCAGCGTCGGTCGACGGCCTCCGCTTCGGCTCGGGCCGGAGGCCCGCGCTGAGGCTGCATGCCGAGGAAGCGGCGACCGTCTTCCTCCGGCTCGAACGCTTCGGCGTCCTCGTCGTCGAGCGGCGCATCGCCCTCTCTGCGGGCGAGTCGCCCCGCCTCGACCTCTCCGCGTTCCTTCCGCAGGGTTTCCCGGAAACCCTCGATGCCAGGATCCTTTCCGACAGGCCCGTCGTCGTGCGCTTCGATGAGGACTTCAAGTGA
- a CDS encoding PKD domain-containing protein, producing the protein MRYALPFPRVPSSVRQAAAAFLSVSLASGAFAAPAPQADPVVKKAAPGESTRLSIAHDPLKCLSTDARALVDARVLPGKEMEQSFVFFRASGTEDFYYVVMRPRAPEDVVAELPRPLPGLTGIDYFVQALDRESHPKKTPDYAPPVTDKTVCRDERAVSPGVVGPAAPKPGLTIGLTRAGQAPVPSGFNKDDIAKVILVTGAVVALSVALASGTGAAAGAGTAAKVGAAAAVKTGGLSTGAIVGIGAGVAAVGVGVAVAASSGGGGDETPANRNPTIGSATVTPLYGAVPLQVTASATTSDPDNDPVTVTWNFGPATATGTNATFTYQTAGTFTVSVTATDGKGGTATNANVASVRVDPQGTPQFLGATASWSGDSDLDVRVAGPGGIDVATQPGGRRLPAACGTGNRTESVIYQGTGLPPGTYTLFVKHAATCTGSPSTIRFSYAAQATTGSKCAGLLDVSPAAEVQACTFTFP; encoded by the coding sequence GTGAGATACGCGCTGCCGTTCCCCAGGGTCCCGTCCTCCGTCCGGCAGGCCGCCGCGGCGTTCCTCTCCGTGTCGCTCGCCTCCGGCGCCTTCGCCGCGCCGGCACCCCAGGCGGACCCGGTCGTGAAGAAGGCCGCGCCCGGCGAGAGCACGCGGCTCTCGATCGCCCACGACCCGCTGAAGTGCCTCTCGACGGACGCGCGCGCCCTCGTGGACGCCCGGGTCCTGCCGGGCAAGGAGATGGAGCAGAGCTTCGTCTTCTTCCGGGCCTCGGGCACCGAGGACTTCTACTACGTCGTGATGAGGCCGCGGGCACCCGAAGACGTCGTGGCCGAGCTGCCCCGGCCGCTTCCCGGCCTCACGGGAATCGATTACTTCGTCCAGGCGCTCGATCGCGAGAGCCATCCGAAGAAGACGCCGGACTACGCGCCGCCCGTGACGGACAAGACGGTCTGTCGCGACGAGCGGGCGGTATCGCCCGGCGTTGTCGGGCCCGCGGCGCCGAAGCCGGGGCTGACGATCGGCCTCACACGCGCGGGCCAGGCTCCCGTCCCCTCCGGGTTCAACAAGGACGACATCGCGAAGGTCATCCTCGTGACGGGCGCCGTGGTGGCTCTCTCCGTGGCGCTGGCCTCCGGGACGGGCGCGGCGGCCGGAGCGGGCACCGCAGCCAAGGTGGGCGCCGCCGCGGCCGTGAAGACGGGAGGGCTCTCGACGGGCGCGATCGTCGGCATCGGCGCCGGCGTCGCGGCTGTGGGCGTGGGCGTGGCCGTAGCGGCGTCCAGCGGCGGCGGAGGCGACGAGACCCCCGCGAACCGGAATCCGACGATCGGCTCGGCGACCGTGACCCCGCTCTACGGAGCCGTCCCGCTCCAGGTGACGGCCTCGGCGACAACCTCCGACCCCGACAACGACCCGGTCACCGTGACGTGGAACTTCGGCCCGGCGACGGCGACGGGGACGAACGCGACCTTCACCTACCAGACGGCCGGTACGTTCACCGTGTCCGTCACGGCCACCGACGGCAAGGGGGGCACCGCGACGAACGCGAACGTCGCGAGCGTGCGGGTCGACCCGCAGGGCACTCCCCAGTTCCTCGGCGCGACGGCGAGCTGGTCGGGAGACTCGGACCTGGACGTCCGGGTCGCCGGTCCCGGAGGCATCGACGTCGCCACCCAGCCGGGCGGCCGGAGGCTCCCCGCAGCCTGCGGTACGGGGAACCGCACCGAGAGCGTCATCTACCAGGGTACCGGCCTCCCGCCGGGAACGTACACGCTCTTCGTGAAGCACGCAGCCACCTGCACGGGGAGCCCGTCCACGATCCGGTTCAGCTACGCGGCGCAGGCGACGACCGGAAGCAAGTGCGCGGGGCTCCTCGACGTCTCGCCGGCCGCGGAAGTCCAGGCCTGCACGTTCACGTTCCCCTGA
- the selD gene encoding selenide, water dikinase SelD → MPEGDGPVRLTRFTRGMGCACKLRPQDLETVLKSLPKVTDPAVLVGPEHSDDAAVYRLTDDLAIVSTVDFFTPIADDPFDFGAISAANSLSDVYAMGARPLFALSVVAFPSRRLPLSVLERILAGAAEVAREAGIPILGGHTVDDTEPKFGLAVTGVVHPGRVLTNASAHAGDALVLTKPIGTGILATAVKRGQAGDDVARRIVAVMRTLNRAAAEAMLETGVSACTDVTGFGLLGHLREMAAASGLDAEVEMAAVPIIDPARELAAADVVPGGTLENLAHVSPHVDFAPALSRVDKVLLADAQTSGGLLVSVPDARCEALLAALGEKGVPEARRIGRFTGPGTGRIRVV, encoded by the coding sequence ATGCCCGAGGGCGACGGCCCCGTGAGGCTGACCCGCTTCACCCGCGGCATGGGCTGCGCGTGCAAGCTGCGGCCGCAGGACCTCGAGACGGTGCTGAAGTCCCTCCCGAAGGTGACGGACCCCGCCGTCCTCGTCGGCCCCGAGCACTCCGACGACGCGGCCGTCTACCGGCTGACCGACGACCTCGCGATCGTCTCGACCGTCGACTTCTTCACGCCGATCGCCGACGACCCGTTCGACTTCGGCGCCATCAGCGCCGCGAACTCGCTGAGCGACGTCTACGCGATGGGGGCGCGGCCGCTCTTCGCGCTGAGCGTCGTCGCCTTCCCCTCGCGCCGGCTCCCCCTCTCCGTCCTGGAACGGATCCTCGCGGGAGCGGCCGAGGTCGCGCGCGAGGCCGGGATCCCGATCCTCGGCGGGCACACCGTGGACGACACCGAGCCGAAGTTCGGCCTCGCCGTCACGGGGGTCGTCCACCCCGGCCGCGTCCTGACGAACGCCTCGGCCCACGCGGGAGACGCACTCGTCCTGACGAAACCGATCGGCACCGGCATCCTCGCGACGGCCGTCAAGCGCGGGCAAGCCGGGGACGACGTGGCCCGGCGCATCGTCGCCGTCATGCGGACGCTGAACCGCGCGGCGGCGGAGGCGATGCTGGAGACCGGCGTCTCCGCCTGCACCGACGTGACCGGCTTCGGGCTCCTCGGGCACCTCCGCGAGATGGCGGCGGCGTCCGGCCTCGACGCCGAGGTCGAAATGGCGGCGGTCCCGATCATCGACCCGGCCCGCGAGCTCGCGGCCGCCGACGTCGTCCCGGGCGGCACGCTCGAGAACCTCGCGCACGTCTCGCCCCACGTCGACTTCGCGCCCGCCCTCTCGCGCGTCGACAAGGTCCTCCTCGCCGACGCGCAGACCTCGGGCGGTCTCCTCGTCTCGGTCCCGGACGCCCGGTGCGAGGCGCTCCTGGCGGCGCTGGGGGAGAAGGGCGTTCCCGAGGCCCGGCGCATCGGGCGCTTCACCGGGCCGGGGACGGGACGCATCCGCGTCGTCTGA